Proteins from a genomic interval of Gemmatimonadota bacterium:
- a CDS encoding menaquinone biosynthesis protein produces MVNKTRIYAVSFLNSRALTYGLEHGGLDHGFEVFYDVPSVCARQVRAGEASAAVIPSVEYARSPVPYAIVPGVSIASDGPVGSIFLFHKVPVHRIRTVAMDVSSRTSVALVRIVLHERYGLEVDSVDHPPDVSAMLERADAALVIGDPALEYTNRPEPRLDLGEAWRELTGLPFVYAFWAGMDGGLTPGEVELLIASKNQGMSALDQIAEVHAGDRSQPTSFYASYLRDNLVFDLGDREHRGLMEFYGLAHARGLIPDVPELRFYPRQGRR; encoded by the coding sequence ATGGTTAACAAAACCCGCATCTACGCCGTCAGCTTCCTGAATTCCCGGGCCTTGACCTACGGCCTGGAACACGGCGGGCTGGATCACGGGTTCGAGGTGTTCTACGATGTACCGTCCGTATGCGCCAGACAGGTCAGGGCGGGCGAGGCATCGGCAGCCGTCATCCCATCGGTCGAATACGCGCGCAGTCCGGTACCCTACGCCATCGTCCCCGGCGTCTCCATCGCATCCGACGGTCCGGTCGGCAGCATATTCCTGTTCCACAAGGTTCCGGTCCACCGGATCCGGACCGTGGCGATGGATGTGAGTTCCAGGACTTCGGTCGCCCTAGTCCGGATCGTACTGCATGAGCGGTACGGTCTTGAAGTCGATTCCGTCGACCATCCGCCGGACGTTTCAGCGATGTTGGAACGGGCGGACGCGGCCCTTGTCATCGGGGATCCGGCCCTGGAATATACGAACCGGCCCGAACCGCGGCTGGATCTGGGGGAAGCCTGGCGGGAACTGACAGGATTGCCTTTCGTTTACGCCTTCTGGGCTGGAATGGATGGCGGTCTCACACCCGGTGAGGTCGAACTGCTGATCGCGTCGAAGAATCAGGGGATGTCCGCCCTCGACCAGATCGCCGAAGTCCACGCGGGGGACCGTTCACAGCCGACGTCTTTCTACGCGTCGTACCTGAGAGACAACCTGGTGTTTGACCTGGGAGACCGGGAACACCGAGGGCTCATGGAGTTTTACGGACTGGCCCACGCCCGCGGCCTGATCCCGGACGTACCGGAACTGCGATTCTATCCGCGCCAAGGAAGGAGATGA
- a CDS encoding CofH family radical SAM protein — protein sequence MFKALIAAAGLEDIHEKVVAGERLSVDDGRRLYRNGNLPAIGYLANLVRERMHGDRVYFVRNQHLNYTNICNKSCLFCSFYALPRDPEGYVLSPDDIRARMETYADIPISEIHMVGGVNPKLPYAYYLDIVRVIKEVRPGVSLKAYTMIELEQIRRIGRKSMAETLQDLKEAGVDALPGGGAEVFSERVHEELFQAKSDSDKWLETARVAHEVGLPSNATMLYGHVEQTEEKVYHLMKLRELQDETKGLLAFIPLSWHPERTAIEHLPGPTGQMDLREIAVARLMLDNVPHIKSFWIMNTPAVTQVSLWYGADDMDGSVLEYEITRNPVTDRMQALTHTQMLDMISESGRQPVERDALYHVVDQPETIRPAYLEAVNGAEAEAVTSPG from the coding sequence TTGTTCAAAGCTTTGATCGCCGCGGCGGGACTGGAAGACATCCACGAAAAGGTCGTGGCGGGCGAGCGGCTTTCGGTCGACGACGGGAGAAGGCTGTACCGGAACGGGAATCTGCCCGCCATCGGCTATCTGGCCAACCTGGTGCGCGAGCGCATGCACGGCGACCGGGTTTACTTCGTGCGCAACCAGCACCTGAACTACACCAACATCTGCAACAAGAGCTGTCTTTTCTGTTCGTTCTACGCCCTGCCCAGGGACCCCGAAGGATACGTGCTTTCGCCTGATGACATCAGGGCGAGGATGGAGACCTACGCCGACATTCCCATTTCCGAGATCCACATGGTCGGGGGCGTGAACCCGAAGCTGCCCTACGCCTATTACCTGGATATCGTCCGGGTGATCAAGGAAGTCAGGCCCGGAGTGTCCCTCAAGGCCTACACCATGATCGAGCTCGAGCAGATCCGGCGAATCGGCAGGAAGTCCATGGCCGAGACCCTGCAGGACCTGAAAGAAGCCGGGGTGGACGCGCTGCCCGGCGGCGGGGCCGAGGTCTTCAGCGAACGGGTGCACGAGGAGCTGTTCCAGGCCAAGTCGGATTCGGACAAGTGGCTCGAGACCGCGCGTGTCGCCCACGAGGTGGGCCTGCCGTCGAACGCCACCATGCTGTACGGCCACGTGGAGCAGACGGAGGAGAAGGTCTATCACCTCATGAAACTGCGTGAACTGCAGGACGAGACGAAGGGGCTGCTGGCCTTCATCCCCCTGTCGTGGCACCCCGAGCGGACGGCGATCGAACACCTGCCGGGACCGACCGGCCAGATGGACCTCCGGGAGATCGCGGTGGCCCGGCTCATGCTGGACAACGTGCCCCACATCAAGTCGTTCTGGATCATGAACACACCGGCGGTTACGCAGGTGTCGCTGTGGTACGGCGCGGACGACATGGACGGCAGCGTCCTGGAGTACGAAATCACCCGGAACCCCGTCACCGACCGCATGCAGGCCCTGACCCACACGCAGATGCTCGACATGATCAGCGAATCGGGGCGGCAACCCGTCGAACGCGACGCGCTCTACCATGTCGTCGACCAGCCCGAAACCATACGGCCGGCCTATTTGGAAGCCGTCAACGGGGCAGAGGCCGAAGCGGTAACGAGCCCGGGATAA
- the mqnC gene encoding dehypoxanthine futalosine cyclase has translation MITDIAEKVLAGTRLTAEDGRRLFQHPNVTELGMLADHVRRTRHPEPVVTYNIGRNINYTNVCWVRCKFCAFYRPPGHQEGYTLPDEEIFAKVEELIAVGGDTPESCEILMQGGLNPKLKIDYYERLFSEITRRYPAAYLHSLSVAEIVYLAHISRITVEEALIRLRAAGLKSLPGAGAEILDTEVRDAIAYRKETVQEWLDVHSLAHRLGMKSTATMMFGSVETVEHRLNHLLRVREVQDDSLARHDGYFTAFIAWSFQPEGTELPDTRKATGYDYLRTVAIARLLLDNIENVQASYVTQGPKIAQIALGYGVNDFGSTMMEENVISAGGTSFVMPTDEIQRLISDAGFTPRRRNTRYEYVENGV, from the coding sequence ATGATCACCGATATCGCGGAAAAAGTCCTGGCCGGAACGCGGCTGACCGCCGAGGACGGGAGGCGTCTGTTCCAGCACCCGAACGTCACAGAGCTGGGCATGCTGGCCGATCACGTGCGCCGGACCAGACACCCCGAACCGGTGGTGACCTACAACATCGGCCGGAATATCAACTATACCAATGTCTGCTGGGTACGGTGCAAGTTCTGCGCCTTCTATCGTCCACCGGGCCACCAGGAGGGATACACGCTGCCGGACGAGGAGATCTTCGCCAAGGTCGAGGAACTGATCGCTGTCGGAGGCGATACGCCGGAATCCTGCGAAATCCTCATGCAGGGCGGGCTGAACCCGAAGCTGAAGATCGATTACTACGAACGGCTCTTCTCGGAAATCACCCGGCGCTATCCCGCGGCCTATCTCCATTCGCTTTCCGTGGCGGAAATCGTCTATCTCGCCCACATCTCGAGAATCACGGTCGAGGAAGCGCTGATCCGCCTGCGCGCGGCCGGACTGAAATCCCTCCCGGGCGCCGGCGCCGAGATCCTGGATACCGAGGTGCGCGACGCCATCGCCTACCGAAAGGAAACGGTGCAGGAATGGCTGGACGTGCACAGCCTGGCCCACCGCCTCGGCATGAAGTCGACGGCCACCATGATGTTCGGCTCGGTTGAAACCGTCGAACACCGACTGAACCACCTTCTGCGGGTTCGCGAAGTACAGGACGATTCCCTGGCCCGTCACGACGGGTATTTCACGGCTTTCATCGCATGGAGCTTCCAGCCGGAGGGGACCGAACTGCCCGACACGCGAAAGGCGACGGGCTACGACTATCTGCGCACCGTGGCCATCGCCCGGCTCTTGCTGGACAATATCGAGAACGTCCAGGCGTCCTACGTGACCCAGGGGCCCAAGATCGCGCAGATCGCCCTGGGATACGGGGTGAACGATTTCGGCAGCACGATGATGGAAGAGAACGTCATCAGCGCCGGAGGTACGAGCTTCGTGATGCCAACCGACGAGATCCAACGGCTCATTAGCGACGCCGGATTCACGCCGCGTCGGCGCAACACGCGTTACGAGTACGTGGAAAACGGCGTATGA
- a CDS encoding DUF362 domain-containing protein yields MASTTTTVGIGTGSNRRENVRTAVERSAPQLASLMRDEVMLKPNFLSGTNPVVCTHPDAVRGVLDVIMTLPEKPRRVLIAEGGNETVPGECFRHMGYADIPDEYDIPTEGGDL; encoded by the coding sequence ATGGCATCGACCACGACGACGGTCGGAATCGGCACGGGAAGCAACCGACGCGAAAACGTGCGGACGGCGGTAGAACGCTCCGCCCCGCAGCTGGCCTCCCTCATGCGGGATGAGGTCATGCTCAAGCCGAATTTCCTGTCCGGCACGAACCCGGTGGTATGCACCCATCCGGACGCGGTCCGCGGCGTGCTGGACGTCATCATGACCCTGCCCGAAAAACCGCGGCGGGTCCTGATTGCGGAGGGCGGCAACGAGACCGTACCCGGGGAGTGCTTCCGCCACATGGGTTACGCCGACATCCCCGACGAATACGACATCCCCACCGAGGGGGGGGATCTG